In Paenibacillus dendritiformis, the DNA window GGTGCTGACCCGCGTGGCGGCCAGCCATCTTCGCGTCGGCACGTTCGAATACGCTTCGCACTGGGGCAAGGTGGAGGAACTGAGAGCGCTGGCCGATTATGCGTGGCAGAGACATTTTCCGGAAGCTGACCCGAGCGAGAACCGGTATCGGGCCCTTCTGCGGGAAGTCGGCAAGCGCCAGGCCAAGCTGATAGCCCAATGGATGCACGCGGGCTTCATTCACGGGGTGATGAACACCGACAATATGGCGATTGGCGGCGAGACCATTGATTACGGGCCTTGCGCCTTCATGGACACCTATGATCCGGCGACCGTGTTCAGTTCCATTGACGTGCAGGGGCGCTATGCCTATGGCAACCAGCCGTATATCGGCGCATGGAATCTTGCGAGGCTGGCCGAGGCGCTGCTGCATGAGAAGCAGGAGCAGGCTATCGAGCTGGCCGAGCAGGAGATTGCGGCGTTCACCAAGCTCTATCAACGCCATTGGCTTGCAGGAATGCGGGCGAAGCTGGGGCTATTCGATGAAGAGGCGGAGGATGAGTCCCTGATCGAAGAGCTTCTTGACCTGATGGAGGAGCATTCGGCCGACTATACGAATACATTCCGCGCCTTGACTTTTGGTGACACGGAGGAGACGGGCCTGTTCGGAACGGGCGAATATGCGCAGTGGCATGAGCGGTGGCAGGCGCGACGGGGCAGACAGGAGCAGCCGGAAGCTTCCTCGCGCCAGTTGATGCGAGACAGCAATCCGGCGGTAATCCCGCGCAACCACCGGGTGGAAGAAGCGCTCGAAGCGGCAGTGGAGCAGGGAGATTACAGCGTAATGGAGCGGCTGCTGGCTGTGCTTGCCAATCCTTACGCTTACTCCCCGGAACAAGAGGAATACGCCGCGCTGCCTGAACCATCTGCGTGTCCTTATCGAACCTTTTGCGGAACCTGACCGATTGGTCGGGATGAACCTATCGGGAGGCTGCAGCGGAACGATTGTTCCTGCCGTGCCTCCCCGATGGTTATCCAGCAGTATAGAACAGGTGATGAATAGTGGAAAATTTGCTTTTTTTCGTATGCGCCGTCTCGGTCTTCTTTTGTTTTTTATTGTTTTGCTTTTATGCCTCCCTCTTGGTGAAGGGCATGTTGAAACGCAATCCGAACAAGAACCACCCAAGACCCAATCGGCGGCGGGAGCGTTATCCGATCAAGCACTTTTATTTCTTTTCCGCATGCTTTCTCGGCTGTATCCTGCTAATATATCTCAGCCTGCTTGCCTACGGAGCCCCTTGGGGGCTCGGATCGCCGAACGGCTTGATTGCAGGGCTCGCCGCCGCTTATCTCGCCTTGTCCGGGCTATACGGA includes these proteins:
- a CDS encoding protein adenylyltransferase SelO, which gives rise to MTEKKAIPEGWNFDNSYARLPQLFFTKQSPTPVRSPKLVVFNEKLAASLGLNVPELKSDDGAAVFAGNRIPEGAAPLAQAYAGHQFGHFTMLGDGRAILLGEQITPAEERMDIQLKGSGRTPYSRGGDGRAALGPMLREYIISEAMHGLGIPTTRSLAVVTTGEPVYRETGLPGAVLTRVAASHLRVGTFEYASHWGKVEELRALADYAWQRHFPEADPSENRYRALLREVGKRQAKLIAQWMHAGFIHGVMNTDNMAIGGETIDYGPCAFMDTYDPATVFSSIDVQGRYAYGNQPYIGAWNLARLAEALLHEKQEQAIELAEQEIAAFTKLYQRHWLAGMRAKLGLFDEEAEDESLIEELLDLMEEHSADYTNTFRALTFGDTEETGLFGTGEYAQWHERWQARRGRQEQPEASSRQLMRDSNPAVIPRNHRVEEALEAAVEQGDYSVMERLLAVLANPYAYSPEQEEYAALPEPSACPYRTFCGT